One genomic segment of Clostridium saccharoperbutylacetonicum N1-4(HMT) includes these proteins:
- a CDS encoding ABC transporter ATP-binding protein, which yields MAQRNTYFQDEIIQKEIDIKQLGRTIKYVLPYKKVFMLICFLMLIAATASMTAPLLLRYIINHTVIAKDYGELLLIIIGFVTLAGIEIGINFAHQRLMGKMGHNIIAQIRKDIFYKLQELPFDYFDSRPDGKIVVRVTDYINDLANFFTNNLLLFLVYIVKIVAVTVFMLAISVQLTAIVLGAVIPMMVCVFGLRYVIRKLFAYLRARNSNRTAFLVESIMGEKIVKNNNRSAINEKVYMEIQETCAKTWMKIFMRNELNTPTVEVFWNIGTLCLFGISLYMMLHGNNSIDAGTVIAFISYMSLFSGPITQVAVIIQQLAQVSSNLEQIFDTIDYPVDIESKDSGVELKDVKGQIDFENITFAYEDDINVLENFTLNVKPGETIALVGPTGAGKTTVINTITRFYDVKNGKVKIDGIDVKDATLASLRREVGVLMQDPFIFKGTVIDNIRYGRPEATDDECIEAAKTIFADKCINKMKDGFYQELEERGAGLSAGEKQLISFARIILKNPSVIILDEATSSIDTETENLIKKAMDVILKDKTAFIVAHRLSTIRDADRILYIANKGIAEEGTHEELMKLRGLYYSLN from the coding sequence ATGGCCCAGAGAAATACTTATTTTCAGGACGAGATTATTCAAAAGGAAATAGATATTAAACAACTTGGAAGAACTATAAAATATGTACTTCCATATAAAAAAGTTTTTATGCTTATATGTTTTTTGATGTTGATTGCAGCTACGGCTTCTATGACCGCACCACTATTACTTAGATATATAATTAACCATACAGTTATAGCTAAAGATTATGGTGAATTACTACTTATAATTATTGGATTTGTTACCTTAGCTGGTATTGAGATTGGTATCAATTTTGCTCATCAAAGACTTATGGGTAAGATGGGACATAATATAATTGCACAAATAAGAAAGGATATATTCTATAAGCTGCAGGAACTGCCTTTTGATTACTTTGATTCAAGACCAGATGGTAAGATTGTTGTGCGTGTTACAGATTATATTAACGATTTAGCCAACTTTTTCACAAATAATTTGCTGCTATTTCTTGTTTATATAGTAAAGATAGTAGCTGTAACAGTATTTATGCTGGCGATAAGTGTGCAGCTTACAGCTATAGTTTTGGGAGCAGTTATTCCAATGATGGTTTGTGTTTTTGGGTTAAGATATGTAATAAGAAAATTATTTGCATATCTCAGAGCTAGGAATTCAAATAGAACAGCATTTCTTGTGGAATCAATTATGGGTGAAAAAATAGTTAAAAATAATAATAGAAGTGCTATTAATGAAAAAGTGTATATGGAGATTCAAGAAACTTGTGCTAAAACTTGGATGAAAATATTTATGAGAAATGAATTAAATACACCTACAGTTGAAGTATTTTGGAATATCGGAACCCTTTGTCTTTTTGGAATATCCTTATATATGATGCTTCACGGCAATAATAGTATAGATGCAGGTACAGTTATTGCTTTCATAAGCTATATGAGTCTTTTTAGTGGACCTATCACGCAGGTTGCTGTTATTATCCAGCAGCTAGCTCAGGTAAGTTCAAATTTAGAGCAAATATTTGATACTATTGACTATCCTGTTGATATTGAAAGTAAGGATAGTGGAGTAGAGCTTAAGGATGTTAAGGGACAGATTGATTTTGAAAACATCACCTTCGCATATGAAGATGATATAAATGTTTTAGAAAATTTTACTTTGAATGTAAAGCCAGGAGAAACTATTGCCTTAGTGGGACCAACAGGTGCAGGTAAAACTACAGTAATAAATACTATTACAAGATTTTATGATGTAAAGAATGGTAAGGTTAAGATAGATGGTATTGATGTAAAAGATGCGACTCTTGCTTCTCTTCGTAGAGAGGTTGGTGTATTAATGCAAGATCCATTTATATTCAAAGGAACTGTTATTGACAATATAAGATATGGAAGACCAGAGGCTACAGATGATGAATGTATTGAAGCTGCTAAAACTATTTTTGCAGATAAATGTATAAATAAAATGAAGGATGGCTTTTATCAAGAGTTAGAAGAACGTGGAGCAGGACTATCAGCAGGTGAAAAACAGCTTATAAGTTTTGCTCGTATAATTCTTAAGAATCCGTCAGTTATTATACTAGATGAAGCAACAAGTTCAATAGATACAGAAACAGAAAATTTAATTAAAAAGGCAATGGATGTAATCCTTAAAGATAAAACTGCATTTATAGTTGCTCATAGATTATCCACCATAAGGGATGCAGATAGGATTTTATATATTGCTAATAAGGGAATTGCAGAGGAAGGGACTCATGAGGAACTTATGAAACTTAGAGGATTGTATTATAGTTTGAATTAA
- a CDS encoding ABC transporter ATP-binding protein, with protein sequence MEVLKFGFKYWKRNLPLAITAQIISFAAIIADLMIPLLSEMFIDYVICDNKPTNDGIFSFMLNEKYGQIHSMKLFFSLVVIFMIFLLTRIIFIYVKNVINQHLGLNLETDLRAVTFRKLMELDSETVAEYNTGELLTTLNSDTIMYKELFCRMIPNIFDSLFVLIICGFLLCRINISLLAIPLIIMPFFVVALMKFRKAARINYKNIRKGNSEVSLNVQENIEAVRLVRSFTNEDIEKKKFDKANEKLKDSYINQVKLSSKFEVVFSSIKQIAYIGTIAVSTILVIKGYMLIGFLFACSNYVLKMMDNISQINNMLFQMQQQFVSGQKMMNFMNCKSKIIETVENVKITGVPNIRINNAYLVMEGNEVLKDISIEVPYGKKIGIVGGTGSGKSVLLESLVRIHDLTSGKIEINGKDIREYSLTALRSSFSYVFQDVFLFSNTIDSNIAYAKPDIEKEEVIKAAKHAQAHNFVKKLPVGYDTIVGEKGIGISGGQKQRVSIARALLKDAPILILDDSTSALDVDTEKKLLTDIKKHYPDKTIFISAHRMSSVIDCDEIIYMQDGKILEKGTFAELMKLKGHFANVYEIQEAQRKSVIDFDALAEGEV encoded by the coding sequence ATGGAAGTACTGAAATTTGGGTTTAAATATTGGAAGAGGAACTTACCATTGGCAATTACAGCTCAGATTATAAGTTTTGCTGCCATAATTGCAGATTTGATGATTCCACTGCTTTCAGAAATGTTTATAGATTATGTTATTTGTGATAATAAACCTACAAATGATGGTATATTTTCATTTATGCTCAATGAAAAATATGGTCAGATTCATTCAATGAAGCTTTTTTTTAGCTTAGTAGTTATTTTTATGATTTTTCTACTTACAAGGATAATTTTTATTTATGTTAAAAATGTTATTAATCAGCATCTTGGTCTTAATTTAGAGACAGACTTAAGAGCAGTAACCTTTCGTAAACTTATGGAGTTAGATAGTGAGACTGTTGCTGAGTATAATACGGGAGAACTTCTAACAACCCTGAATTCAGATACAATTATGTATAAGGAACTTTTTTGTAGAATGATTCCTAATATATTTGATAGTTTATTTGTACTTATAATATGTGGATTTTTATTATGTCGTATTAATATTAGTCTGCTTGCTATCCCATTAATTATTATGCCATTTTTTGTTGTGGCCTTGATGAAATTTAGAAAAGCAGCAAGGATCAATTATAAAAATATAAGAAAAGGCAACAGTGAGGTGAGTTTAAATGTTCAAGAGAATATTGAAGCAGTACGTTTGGTTCGCTCGTTCACAAATGAAGATATTGAAAAGAAAAAATTCGATAAAGCTAATGAAAAATTAAAAGATTCATATATCAATCAAGTTAAGCTATCGTCTAAGTTTGAAGTTGTATTTAGCTCAATTAAGCAGATAGCATATATTGGAACCATTGCTGTTAGTACAATTCTTGTTATCAAAGGATATATGCTTATAGGATTTCTTTTTGCTTGTTCTAACTATGTGCTTAAGATGATGGACAATATTTCACAAATTAATAACATGTTGTTTCAAATGCAGCAACAGTTTGTATCCGGACAAAAAATGATGAATTTTATGAATTGTAAGTCTAAGATAATTGAAACAGTAGAAAATGTGAAAATAACAGGTGTTCCTAATATCCGCATTAATAATGCATATCTTGTTATGGAAGGTAATGAGGTGCTTAAAGACATAAGTATTGAGGTTCCTTATGGCAAAAAGATTGGTATAGTAGGAGGCACAGGAAGTGGAAAGAGTGTACTTTTGGAATCTTTGGTACGTATCCATGATTTAACTAGTGGGAAAATTGAAATAAATGGAAAAGATATTAGGGAGTATTCATTAACAGCACTAAGAAGCAGTTTTTCATATGTATTTCAGGATGTGTTTCTTTTCTCTAACACAATAGACTCTAATATAGCATATGCAAAGCCTGATATTGAAAAGGAAGAAGTTATTAAGGCAGCAAAACATGCTCAAGCACATAATTTTGTTAAAAAACTTCCAGTAGGATATGACACTATTGTTGGAGAGAAGGGTATTGGTATTTCAGGAGGACAGAAACAAAGAGTTTCTATAGCTAGAGCACTGCTTAAAGATGCACCTATACTTATATTGGATGATTCAACTAGTGCTTTAGATGTTGATACTGAGAAGAAACTTCTAACAGATATTAAAAAGCATTATCCTGATAAAACTATTTTTATTTCAGCTCACAGAATGTCATCAGTAATAGATTGCGATGAAATAATATATATGCAGGATGGAAAGATTTTAGAAAAAGGAACCTTTGCGGAATTGATGAAACTTAAAGGACACTTTGCTAATGTATATGAAATTCAAGAAGCACAGAGAAAATCTGTTATTGACTTTGATGCTTTAGCAGAAGGTGAGGTGTAA
- a CDS encoding SGNH/GDSL hydrolase family protein codes for MINNIESGPKAPKDPQKKRSGFYIMINKLIEATARFEGKPSQEVYLDEGRFAFDANFVGGVEDENILTALKSCEGVHKLVHSIGVCVKASKDVGNIDFVLHNYGKLDRYKSGTLIKIPCTKDGSEVIITLKDYEWSKDDDVVGKMAFEFEKPELTAEVTVKVYLNDGYEVPEISIDPPVEFGSDKYNSMIKKSLLNIGNNKRLKAAIDKAERGEDVTVAYIGGSITQGAGAKPTNTNCYAYRSYLKFKEMFGKGDGENVHFVKAGVGGTPSELGLIRYDREVLRDGRVTSDIVVVEFAVNDEGDETKGICYESLVLNILSAKNKPAVILLFSVFANDWNLQERLSPVGRLYNLPMVSISDAVVEQFKLTREEGNIITKRQFFYDIYHPTNDGHTIMTDSLAYLFEQTSKNACDEMDIELDIAPAIGNSFLDVHLIDKKDNSCGAVIEQGSFKETDKDLQFVEVDCESQGTPEFPYNWMHAPESGRESFRLKVKSRSLLLVFKDTASIDFGKADIYVDGTYILTADPQAVGWTHCNAVILYQEEISKEHNIEIKMSDDSFDKYFTILGFGYN; via the coding sequence ATGATAAATAATATAGAATCAGGGCCTAAAGCACCTAAAGATCCACAGAAAAAGCGTAGTGGTTTTTATATAATGATAAATAAACTTATAGAAGCTACTGCACGATTTGAAGGTAAACCTTCTCAAGAAGTTTATTTAGATGAAGGAAGATTTGCGTTTGATGCTAATTTTGTAGGAGGGGTTGAGGATGAAAATATTCTAACTGCACTAAAAAGTTGCGAAGGTGTTCATAAATTGGTTCACAGCATTGGAGTTTGTGTAAAAGCCTCAAAAGATGTAGGAAATATCGACTTTGTACTTCATAATTACGGAAAATTAGACAGGTATAAAAGTGGAACACTTATTAAAATTCCTTGTACTAAGGATGGATCAGAAGTAATTATTACGCTTAAAGATTATGAGTGGTCAAAAGATGATGATGTTGTTGGAAAGATGGCTTTTGAGTTTGAAAAGCCAGAACTAACAGCAGAGGTAACGGTTAAGGTTTATCTCAATGATGGCTATGAAGTGCCTGAAATTTCAATAGATCCACCAGTAGAATTTGGAAGTGACAAGTATAATTCGATGATTAAGAAATCTCTATTAAATATAGGGAATAACAAAAGACTTAAAGCTGCTATAGATAAGGCTGAAAGAGGAGAAGATGTAACTGTTGCTTATATAGGTGGGTCAATTACCCAAGGGGCTGGGGCAAAACCAACAAATACAAACTGTTATGCTTATAGATCATACTTAAAGTTTAAAGAAATGTTTGGAAAAGGTGATGGAGAAAATGTTCATTTTGTAAAAGCTGGAGTGGGAGGAACGCCTTCAGAACTGGGTCTTATAAGATATGACAGAGAGGTTTTAAGAGATGGAAGAGTAACCTCTGATATTGTAGTTGTTGAATTTGCAGTAAATGATGAAGGAGATGAGACAAAAGGTATATGTTATGAAAGCTTGGTTTTAAATATACTTTCTGCTAAAAATAAGCCAGCAGTGATATTATTATTCAGTGTATTTGCTAATGACTGGAATCTTCAAGAAAGACTTTCTCCAGTTGGAAGGTTATATAATTTGCCAATGGTAAGTATATCTGATGCTGTGGTTGAGCAATTTAAGCTTACTAGAGAAGAGGGAAATATAATAACCAAGAGACAGTTCTTTTATGATATATATCATCCTACAAACGATGGACATACTATAATGACAGACTCTCTTGCATATTTATTCGAACAGACTTCAAAGAATGCTTGCGATGAAATGGATATTGAATTGGATATAGCTCCAGCTATAGGTAATTCATTTTTAGATGTACATCTAATTGATAAAAAGGATAATTCATGTGGAGCAGTAATAGAGCAAGGAAGTTTTAAAGAAACAGATAAAGATCTTCAATTTGTGGAAGTGGATTGTGAGTCTCAAGGAACGCCTGAATTTCCATATAATTGGATGCATGCACCTGAATCTGGAAGGGAAAGTTTCCGTTTAAAAGTTAAAAGTCGAAGTTTACTGTTAGTCTTTAAAGATACTGCAAGTATTGATTTTGGTAAGGCTGATATCTATGTTGATGGTACTTATATTTTAACAGCAGATCCTCAAGCAGTAGGCTGGACACATTGCAATGCTGTAATTTTATATCAAGAGGAGATTAGTAAGGAACATAATATTGAAATTAAGATGTCAGATGATAGTTTTGATAAGTACTTTACAATTCTTGGATTTGGATATAACTAG